A window from Malassezia restricta chromosome I, complete sequence encodes these proteins:
- a CDS encoding solute carrier family 25 (peroxisomal adenine nucleotide transporter), member 17 — protein sequence MVSESFVHACAGGAGGLVAMTATYPLMGISTRAAVDQSKNPGESLVKAITTVMAKEGITGLYDGLSSSLIGIGVTNFVYYFFFEAMREFILTSKRITRSSKAKLGALTTTESILSGLVAGITTALISNPIWVINTRQTVRVSQQDTTGANKVVARKSFLQTLNHIVEKDGVRALWKGIGPALVLVTNPVLQYTAFEQLKNWLVNIRFVSRGNTPAAAKPLLSDLDFFWLGALSKLIATSITYPQIVIKSRQQAMSHDSSSDRKKVNVWSAMTEVVHNEGVGGLYRGISSKLLQSILTAAILFASKERIYKMTKAVLVHV from the coding sequence ATGGTGAGTGAGTCGTTCGtccatgcatgcgccggcggcgccggtggCCTCGTCGCCATGACAGCTACGTATCCACTCATGGGCATCTCAACGCGAGCTGCCGTCGACCAGTCCAAGAACCCAGGCGAGTCCCTCGTCAAGGCCATCACCACTGTCATGGCAAAGGAAGGCATCACTGGTCTGTATGACGGTCTCAGCTCGTCGCTTATCGGCATCGGTGTGACCAACTTTGTCTACTACTTCTTCTtcgaggccatgcgcgagTTTATCCTCACATccaagcgcatcacgcgGTCGTCCAAGGCCAAACTCGGCGCTCTCACCACCACCGAAAGCATTCTGTCCGGTCTCGTGGCTGGTATCACGACGGCCTTGATCAGCAATCCCATTTGGGTGATCAATACGCGCCAAACTGTGCGTGTATCACAACAAGACACCACGGGCGCCAACAAAGTTGTGGCGCGCAAGTCGTTCTTGCAAACCCTCAACCATATCGTCGAGAAGGACGGCGTACGTGCCCTGTGGAAGGGTATCGGCCCTGCCTTGGTGCTCGTCACCAACCCCGTGCTGCAGTACACGGCTttcgagcagctcaagaaCTGGCTCGTGAATATTCGCTTCGTGTCGCGCGGCAACACACCAGCGGCTGCCAAGCCACTGCTCTCTGACCTCGACTTTTtctggctcggcgcccTCAGCAAGCTGATTGCCACCAGCATCACGTATCCACAGATCGTCATCAAGTCACGGCAACAGGCCATGTCCCACGACTCGTCCAGCGACCGCAAAAAAGTCAATGTCTGGTCGGCCATGACCGAGGTCGTACATAACGAAGGCGTCGGCGGTCTGTACCGCGGCATTTCgtccaagctgctgcagtcGATCCTCACCGCCGCGATCCTATTCGCTTCCAAAGAGCGTATCTACAAAATGAccaaggccgtgctggTCCATGTGTAA
- a CDS encoding Ras-related protein Rab-1A: MTGLSPDYDYLFKLLLIGDSGVGKSCLLLRFADDTYTESYISTIGVDFKIRTIELEGKTVKLQIWDTAGQERFRTITSSYYRGAHGIIVVYDVTDESTFANVKQWLQEIERYACEGVNKLLVGNKADLTSSKAVDFDAAKQLADELGIPFLETSAKDATNVEQAFLTMAKQIKDRMGVSAMQNGSAGKSSLKVGQGQSVQPTNNGGCC; encoded by the coding sequence ATGACGGGCCTGTCCCCAGACTACGACTATCTGTTCAAGCTTTTGCTGATTGGTGACTCGGGCGTGGGTAAGTCGTGTCTTCTCCTGCGTTTTGCCGACGACACGTATACGGAGTCGTATATATCTACGATTGGTGTTGACTTTAAGATCCGGACGATTGAGCTGGAGGGCAAGACGGTCAAGCTGCAAATTTGGGACACGGCGGGCCAGGAGCGGTTCCGGACGATTACGTCGTCGTACTACCGCGgtgcgcatggcatcaTTGTCGTGTACGACGTGACGGATGAATCGACCTTCGCGAATGTGAAGCAGTGGCTGCAGGAGATTGAGCGCTATGCGTGTGAGGGCGTTAACAAGCTGCTCGTGGGCAACAAGGCGGATCTGACAAGCAGCAAGGCTGTCGACTTTGATGCGgcgaagcagctcgcggACGAGCTGGGCATTCCCTTCCTCGAGACGAGTGCGAAGGATGCTACGAACGTCGAGCAGGCTTTCTTGACGATGGCCAAGCAGATCAAGGACCGCATGGGTGTGTCGGCGATGCAGAACGGCAGTGCAGGCAAGTCGTCCCTCAAGGTCGGCCAGGGCCAGAGTGTGCAGCCCACGAACAACGGCGGCTGCTGCTAA
- a CDS encoding transcriptional repressor NF-X1, with amino-acid sequence MSSSSTPSSAPPQRGTRRSRGRGRPSRATKNKEHSHDQEHTPSHHHASDRKSSRKFGAKLTHQKEASAPAPPPTVREYTDLRSRIVTEISQGEYDCIICYNAIKRKHPIWSCTRCYAVLHLSCVRTWAERSVTQIKEQNALHQEASIRDMPGHWRCPGCQDVKHDVPRTYKCWCHRVSNPHPPSHGVPHSCGGRCKRGCKRHGCPANKCHPGPCPPCAATVEVACFCGKEPHMHVRCSQLPPETGGRLSCGNACGKSLACGHHTCAQPCHAGPCAPCAEILADVPCFCGRHARTITCGERPPEAAGLRACWSCQEPCGAPLACGHHTCQKPCHIRTGVAPCPYGPDQVRTCPCGRTPLLDRLDCRDPIPTCEASCGKIHASCGHACSATCHIGPCPPCEASVLQVCRCGASKRRVMCCEAKVSNEPFLCDQICKVSRHCGKHVCQQRCCPLAYQASVPKKMLPTDLSLLDPMHYHACHVRCQKPLSCGRHTCDAPCHRGACAPCLRSTFTEVSCTCGRTVLDPPVPCGTQVECSYPCSLPPPPCGHPKISHTCHPPDTPCPPCVHLTNKVCMCGRTTLPAVPCSRKNVRCSAPCRRTLACGQHTCSGACHAEGECPPCKQVCGRPRPLCGHPCERPCHAPVACDTSEPCRAMILRHCECGHREQLDVCGAAPGVDREPVPMLSCTPACKVAQRNARFARALGLDVRSEHVSYAPALVQYVAQDPRGAQAVQDVLNEFVQSPRAAAQVHSLLASYALRRGCEPIKVHMDLLTFVEQLARMYHLETELCTLSGLLYTGPLVSPARDADVRVRRTRDTRIPSVLLTEYAATQPARSALEARRHVSPRTPYGNAVWIDGVLDDAALSVALQRVNLNGQRSWHVRQVQTATLLTHIRLEPQSLASVASGPKPQGNESLSTPTERRLLRLCEDVQHAWESAGAKAPATVALCACADDERITHLFRQGRWERYEASLA; translated from the coding sequence ccCTTCTCGTGCTACCAAGAATAAGGAGCACTCCCATGATCAAGAACATACCCCGTCTCACCACCATGCATCCGACCGCAAGTCTTCACGCAAGTTTGGCGCCAAGCTCACTCATCAAAAAGAGGCATCCGCACCTGCACCACCACCGACAGTGCGAGAATATACTGACTTAAGATCGCGCATTGTAACTGAAATTTCCCAGGGTGAATACGACTGCATCATATGCTATAATGCGATTAAACGCAAGCATCCTATCTGGTCCTGTACGCGATGTTATGCAGTCCTACACCTGTCCTGCGTCCGAACCTGGGCCGAAAGAAGTGTAACGCAAATCAAGGAACAGAATGCTTTGCACCAAGAAGCCAGTATACGAGACATGCCAGGGCACTGGCGATGCCCCGGCTGCCAAGACGTGAAGCATGATGTGCCACGCACGTACAAGTGCTGGTGCCACCGCGTATCGAATCCGCACCCGCCATCTCATGGAGTGCCGCATTCCTGCGGTGGTCGATGCAAACGCGGATGCAAGCGGCACGGCTGCCCAGCCAATAAATGTCATCCAGGGCCGTGCCCGCCCTGTGCTGCCACAGTCGAAGTAGCGTGCTTCTGTGGCAAAGAGCCACATATGCACGTCCGGTGCTCTCAATTGCCTCCTGAAACAGGCGGCCGTCTATCCTGCGGGAATGCATGCGGAAAAAGTCTGGCGTGTGGCCACCACACATGTGCTCAGCCGTGCCATGCCGGTCCATGTGCACCGTGCGCGGAGATCCTGGCGGATGTACCATGCTTTTGCggacgccatgcgcgcACCATTACATGCGGTGAGCGTCCGCCCGAGGCGGCTGGCCTCCGTGCATGCTGGTCATGCCAAGAGCCGTGTGGCGCACCCTTAGCATGTGGACACCACACATGCCAGAAGCCGTGCCACATCCGTACGGGAGTGGCGCCTTGTCCGTACGGCCCTGATCAGGTTCGGACATGTCCTTGTGGTCGCACGCCTTTATTGGACCGCTTGGATTGCCGCGACCCTATCCCGACCTGTGAGGCTTCGTGTGGCAAAATTCATGCGTCCTGTGGCCATGCATGCTCGGCTACGTGCCACATCGGGCCGTGCCCGCCATGCGAAGCGTCCGTGCTGCAGGTCTGTCGCTGCGGTGCATCCAAGCGACGTGTGATGTGCTGTGAAGCCAAAGTCTCAAACGAGCCTTTCCTATGTGATCAGATCTGTAAAGTTTCGCGGCACTGTGGCAAACATGTATGTCAACAGCGATGCTGTCCACTTGCGTACCAAGCGAGTGTTCCGAAAAAGATGCTGCCCACCGACCTGTCGCTGCTCGATCCCATGCACTACCATGCATGCCACGTGCGCTGCCAAAAGCCTCTGTCGTGCGGCCGCCACACATGCGATGCGCCGTGtcatcgcggcgcatgcgcaccATGCCTGCGGTCAACGTTTACCGAAGTGAGCTGTACATGTGGGCGCACTGTACTAGATCCACCTGTGCCATGCGGCACGCAAGTCGAGTGCTCGTATCCGTGTTCTTTGCCACCGCCCCCTTGTGGTCATCCCAAAATTTCTCACACGTGTCATCCACCTGATACCCCCTGCCCCCCCTGTGTCCATCTTACGAACAAGGTATGTATGTGTGGACGCACGACTCTTCCTGCTGTGCCTTGCAGCCGAAAAAATGTGCGGTGCAGTGCTCCGTGCCGTCGAACTTTAGCATGTGGTCAACATACATGTTCTGGGGCTTGTCACGCGGAAGGTGAATGCCCACCGTGTAAGCAGGTGTGTGGTCGACCGCGCCCGCTATGTGGGCATCCATGTGAACGGCCGTGTCATGCGCCCGTCGCATGCGATACGAGCGAGCCGTGTCGTGCCATGATTCTTCGGCACTGTGAGTGCGGTCATCGTGAGCAACTCGATGTGTGCGGGGCAGCTCCTGGTGTCGACCGCGAACCTGTACCCATGCTCTCATGCACACCAGCCTGTAAGGTGGCACAGCGAAACGCCCGCTTTGCTCGTGCACTGGGTTTGGACGTGCGGAGCGAGCATGTATCGTATGCACCGGCGCTTGTCCAGTACGTCGCCCAAGATCCGCGTGGGGCACAGGCTGTGCAGGATGTGCTGAATGAATTTGTGCAGTCACcccgagctgctgcgcaggTGCACTCCCTCCTCGCTTCATACGCTCTTCGCCGTGGCTGTGAGCCTATCAAAGTCCATATGGACCTCTTGACCTTCGTGGAGCAGTTGGCTCGCATGTACCATCTGGAGACGGAACTTTGCACGTTGTCCGGCTTGCTTTATACAGGCCCGCTTGTGTCGCCTGCccgcgatgccgacgtgcgcgtgcgacgtACGCGAGACACGCGCATTCCGTCGGTGCTGCTGACCGAGTatgcagcgacgcagccggCCCGCTCGGCTCTTgaagcgcgtcgccacgTGTCGCCTAGGACTCCGTACGGCAATGCTGTTTGGATCGATGGCGTGCTGGATGATGCTGCTCTCTCTGTGGCTTTGCAACGAGTGAACTTGAATGGCCAGCGCTCATGGCACGTCCGACAAGTCCAGACAGCTACCCTTCTGACGCACATCCGTCTTGAGCCCCAAAGTCTTGCGTCGGTGGCCAGTGGCCCCAAACCGCAGGGGAACGAGTCGCTATCGACACCGACGGAGCGGCGGCTGCTGCGGCTGTGTGAGGATGTGCAGCACGCATGGGAATCTGCCGGTGCCAAGGCACCAGCTACTGTTGCTCTGTGCGCTTGTGCAGACGACGAGCGAATTACACATCTATTCAGACAGGGCCGATGGGAGCGGTATGAGGCATCACTCGCCTGA